AAACACTCTAGGTGTCCAAGGAGTTTTTCCAATGACCGCAGAGGCTGTGGCAAGGCAAATCCAATCCGTTGGTGAGGACATTGGGGCCGATGCCGTGAAAACCGGGATGCTTTTTAACGCGGAAATCATCGAAGTGGTCGCGGAAAAAATAAAGGAGTTGAGCTGGGAGAAGGTCGTGATCGATCCTGTCATGATTGCGAAAGGCGGAGCCTCACTGCTTCAGCAGCAGGCTGTTTCAGCCCTCAAAAAACATATGCTTCCGCTCTGTCTTATCATCACGCCGAACATTCCCGAGGCAGAAGTACTGACCGGAATGTCAATCAGCACTATGGATGAGAAAAAGGATGCTGCAAAACGCATCCATGAGCTTGGAGCGAAAAATGTAGTGTTAAAAGGCGGACATGATGAGGAGGCAGCTCAATCTGTTGATGTCCTGTTCGATGGCAGGGATTTTACCTTTTTTTCCTCTCCAAGAATCAATACTAAGCACACCCATGGTACAGGTTGTACTTTTTCAGCTGCGATTACGGCACAGCTGGCGAAAGGGGCTTCGGTCCAAGAAGGAGTTTCTGTTGCAAAGGAGTTCATCCAGGCTGCCGTAGCCAACCCGTTGGATATCGGAAATGGGCATGGACCTACCAACCATTGGGCCTACAAGATGAAAAAGGAAAGCGGGGTCAGCTCATGGCGAGAATCAGTCCTGAACAAATGAGAAGTTTGCTTAAGCTTTATTTTATTGCTGGCAGCACGAACTGTTTGGTGGAACCAGTCAAAGTGCTTGAAGACGCGATTCGCGGAGGAATAACGCTTTTTCAGTATCGAGAAAAAGGCGAAGGGTGTCTAGATGATCTCGAGAAGCTAGAACTGGGCAAGAGGCTGCAAGATGTTTGCAGGGAAAGCGGCATTCCCTTCATTGTGAATGATGATCTTGAACTTGCCCTGGAGCTTGATGCAGATGGTATTCATATTGGCCAAGAGGATGAGGAGGCCGCACAGGTCCGCGAAAAAATTGGCGATAAGATACTTGGAGTTTCTGTACACAATCTGGAGGAAGCTGAAAAAGCTAAGCTCGCAGGTGCAGATTATTTTGGGGTTGGGCCGATTTTTCCGACGGCAACAAAGAAGGATACAAGGCCAGTCCAGGGAACAGCATTGCTGGAGCAGCTAAAAGACTTTGGCGTCCCGATTGTCGGAATTGGCGGTATCAATGCGGATAATGCAGCAGCAGTAATAGAAGCTGGAGGTGATGGTGTTTCTGTGATTACAGCGATCAGCCAAGCGGAAGACATCAAGGAAGCTGCAGCAAGATTAAAAGATACATTAAACGGAGGTGAAAAATGAGACAGACACAAAAGCTTACCCTCACCGCCATGATGATGGCGATTGGTACATTGACCAGCCATATGTTATTCATCCCGCTCGGAATCGTCAAGGTGTTCCCGGTGCAGCATTTTATCAATGTTTTGTCAGCCGTGCTGCTTGGACCCTATTACGCCGTTGCCCAGGCATTTGGCATCTCTTTACTGAGGAATATGATGGGGACCGGCTCAGTTTTCGCTTTTCCTGGCAGTATGATCGGCGCTCTTCTGGCTGCTTATTTGTATAAAAAGACGAGGAAAATGGAGTTTGCCTTTGCGGGGGAGGTAGTGGGCACCGGAATCATTGGAGGGATTGCCAGCTATCCGATTGCTACATTGTTCCTTGGTAAAGAAGCAGCATTGTTTGGGATGGTACCGGCATTTTTGGCCAGCTCGCTTGCTGGTGCGGCAATTGGCTTCGTGCTTCTGAAGATTTTCATGAAGAATGCAGCTGTTCGATTAGAGATGACCAACAGGATGTAGTTTGGAAATGATTTCATCCTCTTGCCTTTAGCTGGAAAACGGAGAAGACCTGCTATATGATTAAAGATAGATTCATATATACCAGCTGAAAAGGGTGACATTTTTGAACAAAGAGAACAAGCTTGGATTGGTAGTGGACGTCGAGACAACAGGACTGGGACCGGATTCGGATGAAATCATAGAATTAGCGCTGAAGCTGTTTTCTTTCCATGAAGAAACAGGGGAAATTATTGATATAGTAGATGAAGATTCATATTTGAGGGAGCCGCTGTCGACAACGGCACAAAGAAACTATGACAGGGCTTACCGAATCCATGGAATCCATTATGACATGGTGCGCGGCAAAACATTTTACGATGAGAAAATCATGGAATTCTTCACTCGTACTGATGCGATTTTTGCTCATAATGCTTCCTTTGACAGAAGCTTTTTATTCAGGATGTATCCGGAAGTCAATGAGATGAAATGGTATTGCACGATGAAGAATGTACAATGGAAGAACCATGGTTTCCCGAACAGCAAGCTGCTCACCTTATTGCAGGCACATAATATCTCGAAGTTCCAGACCCACAGAGCGATGGATGATATTACATATTTGACGGAACTCTTGAAGCAGCAAAATCCGAACGGCGATTATTATTTAAAAGAAGTGCTGGACTATGGCCCGATGCGCAAATACCAGCCTGCCCAAAAACAGAGAAGAAGGATGTTCTACTAGGAAAGGTGCCTGATTGCAGGCACCTTTTCAATATTTATAGGACATATACGTATACGCTAAGGAAATGGGCGGTGCTTCCGAGCATGATGAAAATGTGGAAGATTTCATGGAATCCCAGGTGCTTGGATCGAAGGAAATCGGGCTTCAAAGCATAAATGACACCGCCGATCGTGTACATGATTCCCCCGATGACCAGCAAGGAAATTCCTCCCGTGCTCAGCACAGAGGAGAGTGGGGACACGACGAAAATGACCATCCAGCCCATGACAATATAAATAGAGGTCGACAGCCATCTTGGGCTCTTGAACCAAATCATCTTAAAAAGGATTCCGCACACTGCAGCGAATGTGATGATGCCGAACAGTGTCCAGCCTGTCACTCCGTTGAGACTGATCAGGCAAAACGGAGTATAGGTTCCGGCTATCAGGACGAAAATCATTGAATGGTCAATTTTTCTAAGGAAGGCGATGACGCTATCTTTGCTGATGACCATATGGTAGGTAGCGGATGCCGTATAAAGCAGGATCATGCTGATGCCAAAAATCGTGACGGAAGTAATTGCGAGTGCTGAACCTGTAGTAATTGAAGCTTTGATAACGAGTGCAAGCAGTCCCGCAAAGGATAGTAAGGCACCAGCAAGATGGGTGAGGCCATTGATTGGTTCGCGGATGTAGCTGTTCATTTTTAAACCTCCATATCGTTTAATGTAGTTTTGATAACTATATATAATAATATATGCATAATGGTATGTAGTCAATGTTTACGACCTTGTTTTTTTGCATTATAATAAAATAAAAACATGAGGAGTTTATAGTGGATAATTTAGAACAGTTGCTAACTGAACTCAATCTTGAAAATAATATCGCACTGGAAGACATTCCGGAGATTGACTTGTATATGGATCAGGTCATCCAGCTATTCGAAAAGAACTTCGGCAGTTCCACGAGGAATGAGGATGAGAAGGTCCTCACGAAAACAATGATCAATAATTACGCTAAGGGGAAGCTGTTTTTCCCAATCAAGAATAAGAAGTATTCGAAGGAACACTTGATCCTGATCAGCCTGATTTATCAGCTGAAGGGCGGTTTATCCATTCAGGACATCAAGCAGACACTCGAAGGAATCAATGAGAAGACTGTGTCAGGAGAAATTCAGCTTGGCCAATTTTATCAAAGTTTCTTGAATCTACATGGGAAAAACATAGAGATTTTTAATGAGGATGTCCTCAAGACCGAGCAAGAAGTGAAACGAGAAGTGGAGAGGCTTGAGGTAGATGAACCAGAGGAGCTTGAAACGGTCCTTCTGATTGCATCCCTCATTAATATAAGTAATTTTTACAGAAAGACAGCGGAAAAGCTAGTTGACAGAATTGCAGCTGAAAAAAAGATAAAGGACTGAATCAGGGTGTATTTGACAGTAAAAGAAGCAGCGGAATATTTATCGATATCGGAAAAACAGGTAGAAAACATGATTTTCCAAAAAAAAAATACGATCCATTCATGATGGTGAACAATATTTGATCTACAAGGATCAATTCAACACGCATATGAAACAGGTAGAGAAGTATAAAAAGCTCGTTGAGGAAATAATGAATGAGCCTGTGCCAGAGGATATCGACATTAAAGATGAGGATTAAAAAAACGCGAAAGGACTTATCCTTTCGCGTTTTTAATACTTTATAAGAGTCCTGGGTTATTGTCCGCTCTTTGATTGGCTCACCAATGAGCTTCCGTTTTTCTTGCCTTGCAGCCCGTTCACTTTGTCTCCGTGCTTGATCGGCAATTGGACGACCACTTCTGTCCCTATATCAGGCTCGCTTTTGAACTTGATTGTGCCATTATGGGACTGGACGATTTTGAAGCTGACCGTCATTCCGAGACCAGTACCTTTTTCCTTGGATGAATAAAAAGGTTCACCAATTCTTTCGAGAAGTTCTTTCGATATTCCCACTCCCTCGTCCTTGACCATAACGGTTACCTTGTTATCATGGCTTTGAAGTGTGATGCCGACGACATCTCCTGCAGAAGATGCTTCAATCGCATTCTTTACAATATTGATGAATAATTGCTTGAGCTGGTTCGGCTCACATTCAATCATGACAGGATGACTTTGGACCTGGAATTCGATCTGGATATTATGCAGGCTTGCTTCTGATTTTAAAAGAGAGATAACATCATGTAGAATCACCTGTATGTCGGCTTCCGTATATTTGATTTGCTGGGGCTTGGCCAACAACAGCAATTCGCTCACGATATGGTTGATCCTGTTCAGTTCGTCGATCATGATCTGATAGTACAACTGGTGCTTTTCATCTTCCATCTGCAGCAGCTGGACAAGGCCCTTCAGGGAAGTGAGCGGGTTACGGATTTCATGTGCCACGCTCGCGGAAAGTTCACCCACTACTGAAAGCTTGTCCGTTCTTCGCAAACGTTCCTCTGTTTGGCGAAGTTCCGTTATGTCCCGTGAATTGCAAATGATCCCGGCGATTTTATCATTCACGATGATCGGCAGGGACGTGCTTTGGAAAATCAATGGCTTACCGTTCTTATGCAGTAATTCGAGCTCAAACATTTGTGGACAATGATTTTCGACCACACTGGCAACCTTATCTAAGATCATCTGTCTTTGGGAATCAGGAAGTAAGTCTGCCAGGTTTTTCCCGATAAATTCTTCCTTGCTGAACCCTGTGATTTTTTCGAACTGTGGATTCAGGTTGGTAATCGTCCCATTCAAGTCAAGCATTGAAACAATATCAAGACTGTACTCGAACAATGACCGGTATTGTTGCCTGCTCTCTTCGAGAAGGGTTTCAACATTTTTTCGTTCGGTAATATCCCGGCCGATGATGACAAGACCTTGTCGGCTTCCATCATCATTGAAAAGAGGGACTTTTATCGTATCGAACGTCTTGTTCGTTCCATCAGGCTGCGGCAGCACTTCCTCGACACGGATGATCCCGCCTGCTTTCCATGCTTCTTCATCGGAGATCTCACAATATCTCAATGCATCACTGAAATAATTGCTGTACTCCGCAAGCTCCGAGTCTTTCTTTCCTCTATAGTCAACGTTTTCAATATCAAACAATTTCAGACCAAAATCATTTGCCTGAATCCAGCGGCCTTCTCCATCCTTGAAGTTGACGAAATCGACCATTGAATTGATCAATGTGGATAGGCGCTCTTCCTCTTTTCTGGAGGCACTCAATTCCTCCATCTTCGAGATGAAAAAATAGAAAAACCAACCTGCCAGCAATACATAAAGGATTTCTTTCGTATGTTCGATAATGGCAACAAATTCAGAAGGAGCGTATAAATTCAGCAAATAGTTTGTACCGAAAATCCAGGCAATGCTCAGTATGAAAAAGATCAGGACATATTGCTTTTTCTTCATCTCTTGACTCCTAAAGTAAGCATCAAGCTCACGCAATTTGAAATTAGTGTTACTTTTCTATAGTAGCACAATTTTTTCGAATTAAATTAAGATTATTTTTAATTTATTTTCTCTTCTATTTGGAAAATTATGCAAAGGACCGAAAGCGGATCCGGTCCTTTGAGAATTTTTTTAAAAATCTCCATCCGTTGCCTGGAAAGGGATATTCAAACGGTTTTCAACAGTGCGCAGCCTCTGGTTCAAACGGTTTAAACGTCGCGTATGCCGTTCGTCGTTTTGATTCAAGCGCGTAACCTCATTGTTTAAACGGCCAATCTCCCTATTGAGCCTTGCAATCTCCCTGTTTTGGCGGCCAATCTCTTTATTCTGCCGATCCAGCTCTGTTTTTTGAACCTGGAACTGCCGTTCAAGCTGAGTCACTCTACGTTCGAGAGCTGGCTGTCTTTCGTAACCATGCGAATCCTGCTGCTGTGCGTAATAGTTGAAATCATAATGAGTATAAGGGTCAAATTGATTCGGGTTGTAATTAAAGTGATGTTGATACATGCGGGCACACTCCTTATTGAGAAAAATCTGCCTGAGAGCTGGCGATAAATTCTCTATAAAGTATGTAGGTGAACGCGGAGAGTGATAGGCATTCGCCCAAAGAAGGGAAAAACTGGCGGGGCGGCGAATGGATAAGCAGGTGGTGAAGGTATTATGGGAATGTCAAATTACTATCAGGATCTTCGGAGCAAAGTGGGAAGTGACCTTATTTTTATGCCGAGTGTGGCAGGAATCATCAGGAATGAAGCGGGAGAAATCTTATTCCAGAACAAAGGGAATGGAGAAAAGTGGAGCTTGCCGGCAGGAGCGATCGAACTAGGAGAAGCACCGGCTGAAGCCGTAGTCCGCGAAGTCTGGGAAGAAACAGGGCTTCAGGTTTTACCGGAGAAATTACTCGGTGTTTTTGGCGGGGAAGAGTTCCGTTATGAATACCCGAACGGCCACAAGGTTGAGTATGTGGTGTTTGTATTCGAGTGCAGACCCATCGGGGGAGAGCACAATCCAATTGACAGCGAGACTGCCGCATTACGATACTTCAAACCTGAAAGCAAGCCAGAATTAGCATTGCCTTATCCCGAGAGCATTTTTATGAAAAACGATAGTGAAAAGACTGAGTTTCAGTGGGATGAAGAATGGATGAGAAGCCTTCAGGGGAGATGAAAAAAGAGAGCGCAAATCAGCGCTCTCAACCTTTCCGGAGTTGTTCCAATACAATCTGTGACTCATAGCCGGCGGCAAAATCAATGATTGTCGCTTCTTCGCCTTTGATTGCTTTTACAAGGTTATCAACCAACGAATCTGTCAGGGAGTGATCAGCATCCAATGGCAGGATTTCCTCGCCAAGCTTGCCGCCGATTAGCTCGCCCCAATTTAAAAGTGACAGTGTGCCATCTTCACCGTAGGCAGTGAACGCAATTTCCTCCTTGCCGGCAATTTGGCTCATGCCATCAATCAGAACCGGAGTCCCATCTGCTAGATTTAAGATTGCAAGAATCGCATTTTCACTCGCGTGCGGGTCAGCAGGGAATTGAATCTGGACATCCTTCACCTCTACTGGGCCGAAAATCTTTTGCAGCTGCTGGATGAAATGGACGCCAACCTCCAGGACATAGCCACCCTGCTCCTTGCTCGCAACCCATGCATTCTGCTGCCATGGACGCGGCCATTGCGGGAAGTGCATTTTCAATTGAACCCTTCTCAGGTTGCCAACATAGTTTTCCTGAATTAATTTTGCGAACGTCTTGCTCCCGGCGCTATAGTTCAGCGGGAAATTCATCGCATGGACGACACCTGCATCCTGTGCCTGTTTTAATAGACTTTCTGCCTCCTCAACCGAGTTAGCCAGCGGCTTCTCACAAAGAATATGTATTCCTTTCGCAAGTACATCAGATGCAACAGCATGATGGAACTTAGGGGGAACAGCGACATAAACAAGATCCAATTGCGTTTTCTCAAGCATTTCCTGATGCTCCGTGAACGCTGGAATCCCGCCAAGCTCGGCTGCCGTTTCCTTCGCTCTATCCTCCATCGCGTCACATACAGCCGCAATCTCAATCTCCGGGTGCTCTTGAAAACCTTTAATTAAACGCTGGCCAATCGCCCCAAGGCCAATCACTCCTACTTTTATCATAAGATACCTCCAGTAATTCTTTTACACACTATTATACAGAAAATCTTAATCATAAAATAGTTTAGTAAGCCGAAATAAATTAATATAAAATAAGTCTTTTTAACTATGGATATTTAAGTTTTTAGATATTTTAGAATATTGAAACATCTATTTCTGCTAAGTAAAATTATAGTGTAATAGACTAAATGACAGGAAGGGGTAAAAAGTTGAAAAAGAAATTAGGTCTTAAAGTCCTATCCAGCCTGACGATGACTGCAATGCTTGCAAGCACGCTCTCATTTGCGTCTGCTGGGCCAGCCAAGGTCGATGCGGTTGAAAAGACAAGCTTCGCGTCACAGGGAGGAGCACCAATTGATTTAGGCATTGCGAATGATGAAAGATTGATAGAAATGCTGAAGAAATCCGGGAAGATTGCCAGGGATGCCACTCCTGCAGAAGCGGAGAAAGCATTACAAAAGTATTTAAAAAATAAGGCAGCTGGGGCTTCCAAAGAGCCTGGGGAGTTACATAAACATGAGAAGGAATTGAGCAGCACGCTAAATGAAAAGCTCGCTGGAACCGGATTGGTTAATGGTAAGGGAAACAAGGCAGGACAAACGAAGGGCACAGTTGTTACCCCTGTTGAGGAAGAAAAATGGAATGGAGGCCAGCGAAAGGACAATGTTCTTGTTCTGTTGATTGAATATCCGGACCATCCAGCTACTCAAATTTCATCAGAAGATACAGATATGTATTATGATGAATATATCAAACAGCATTACACAGATATGATTTTCGGTGAAAATGGCTATGTTGGCCCTAATGGTGAAAAGCTTGTCTCCGTTAAGCAATACTATGAACAGCAATCAGGCGGAAGCTATACGATTGACGGACAGGTAGCAGGCTGGTACAAAGCATCTCAGCCAGCAGCATACTATGGAGGAAATAACGCAAGTGACAACGACAGTAATGCGCGCGGGCTTGTAAAAGAGGCATTGTATGCAGCAGCTGCAGACAGATCAGTAGATTTGAATCAGTATGACCAGGAAGACCGCTATGACCTTGATGGCGACGGAAATTACCGCGAGCCGGATGGACTGATCGATCACCTGATGGTTGTTCATTCTTCAGTCGGTGAAGAAGCAGGCGGCGGACAATTGGGTGGAGATGCGATTTGGTCACATCGTTGGAATCTCGGTGGCGTAACGACATTGCCGCAAACAAAAACGAAAGTTCCATACTGGGGAGGCAAACTTGCTGCATACGATTATACAATTGAACCAGCGGATGGGGCAGCAGGCGTATTCGCTCATGAATATGGACACGACCTGGGTCTTCCAGATGAATATGACACGATTTATAGTGGTGCAGGTGAGGCAGTCGCTTATTGGTCAATCATGGCTAGCGGAAGCTGGGCAGGTAATGTTCCAGGTACTGAGCCGACAGGATTCAGCCCATATGCGAGGGAGTTCCTGCATGCAACAATGCCTGGCAGCAATTGGCTGACAGGTTCTACAATCCATGCAGATGATTTGACGGGCACAGGAGTTGAGGTTTTATTAGACCAGGCAAACTCTAAAGGGACGAATAACGATGCTGTTAAAGTGGATTTGCCTGATAAAGTAAACATAATTAACACTCCTGCTTCAGGAGCTTGGGAATACTATGGCGGAAAAGGTGATGAAGCCGATCACAAAATGGTTACCCAAGTTGACTTGACGAATGCGTCAAATGCTACTTTAGAATATGATGCATGGTATGATATTGAATCGAATTGGGATTATGCTATGGTGCAGGTATCAACAGACGGGGGTACTAGCTGGAAGTCATTATCGACGGCGAATACAAACTCAGACCTCGTATCAGACGGTTATCCTGCCATTAAAGAAAACCTTCCTGGCTATACAGGATCAAGTAACGGCTGGATCCATGAATCCATTAACTTAAGTGAATATGCCGGACAAAGCATTCAGCTTCAATTCCGTTA
The window above is part of the Mesobacillus jeotgali genome. Proteins encoded here:
- the thiD gene encoding bifunctional hydroxymethylpyrimidine kinase/phosphomethylpyrimidine kinase, which encodes MMKKALTIAGSDSGGGAGIQADLKTFQELGVYGMSALTAVTAQNTLGVQGVFPMTAEAVARQIQSVGEDIGADAVKTGMLFNAEIIEVVAEKIKELSWEKVVIDPVMIAKGGASLLQQQAVSALKKHMLPLCLIITPNIPEAEVLTGMSISTMDEKKDAAKRIHELGAKNVVLKGGHDEEAAQSVDVLFDGRDFTFFSSPRINTKHTHGTGCTFSAAITAQLAKGASVQEGVSVAKEFIQAAVANPLDIGNGHGPTNHWAYKMKKESGVSSWRESVLNK
- the thiE gene encoding thiamine phosphate synthase; the protein is MARISPEQMRSLLKLYFIAGSTNCLVEPVKVLEDAIRGGITLFQYREKGEGCLDDLEKLELGKRLQDVCRESGIPFIVNDDLELALELDADGIHIGQEDEEAAQVREKIGDKILGVSVHNLEEAEKAKLAGADYFGVGPIFPTATKKDTRPVQGTALLEQLKDFGVPIVGIGGINADNAAAVIEAGGDGVSVITAISQAEDIKEAAARLKDTLNGGEK
- the thiW gene encoding energy coupling factor transporter S component ThiW; protein product: MRQTQKLTLTAMMMAIGTLTSHMLFIPLGIVKVFPVQHFINVLSAVLLGPYYAVAQAFGISLLRNMMGTGSVFAFPGSMIGALLAAYLYKKTRKMEFAFAGEVVGTGIIGGIASYPIATLFLGKEAALFGMVPAFLASSLAGAAIGFVLLKIFMKNAAVRLEMTNRM
- a CDS encoding exonuclease domain-containing protein, which translates into the protein MNKENKLGLVVDVETTGLGPDSDEIIELALKLFSFHEETGEIIDIVDEDSYLREPLSTTAQRNYDRAYRIHGIHYDMVRGKTFYDEKIMEFFTRTDAIFAHNASFDRSFLFRMYPEVNEMKWYCTMKNVQWKNHGFPNSKLLTLLQAHNISKFQTHRAMDDITYLTELLKQQNPNGDYYLKEVLDYGPMRKYQPAQKQRRRMFY
- a CDS encoding hemolysin III family protein is translated as MNSYIREPINGLTHLAGALLSFAGLLALVIKASITTGSALAITSVTIFGISMILLYTASATYHMVISKDSVIAFLRKIDHSMIFVLIAGTYTPFCLISLNGVTGWTLFGIITFAAVCGILFKMIWFKSPRWLSTSIYIVMGWMVIFVVSPLSSVLSTGGISLLVIGGIMYTIGGVIYALKPDFLRSKHLGFHEIFHIFIMLGSTAHFLSVYVYVL
- a CDS encoding DUF1836 domain-containing protein, which codes for MDNLEQLLTELNLENNIALEDIPEIDLYMDQVIQLFEKNFGSSTRNEDEKVLTKTMINNYAKGKLFFPIKNKKYSKEHLILISLIYQLKGGLSIQDIKQTLEGINEKTVSGEIQLGQFYQSFLNLHGKNIEIFNEDVLKTEQEVKREVERLEVDEPEELETVLLIASLINISNFYRKTAEKLVDRIAAEKKIKD
- a CDS encoding PAS domain S-box protein — translated: MKKKQYVLIFFILSIAWIFGTNYLLNLYAPSEFVAIIEHTKEILYVLLAGWFFYFFISKMEELSASRKEEERLSTLINSMVDFVNFKDGEGRWIQANDFGLKLFDIENVDYRGKKDSELAEYSNYFSDALRYCEISDEEAWKAGGIIRVEEVLPQPDGTNKTFDTIKVPLFNDDGSRQGLVIIGRDITERKNVETLLEESRQQYRSLFEYSLDIVSMLDLNGTITNLNPQFEKITGFSKEEFIGKNLADLLPDSQRQMILDKVASVVENHCPQMFELELLHKNGKPLIFQSTSLPIIVNDKIAGIICNSRDITELRQTEERLRRTDKLSVVGELSASVAHEIRNPLTSLKGLVQLLQMEDEKHQLYYQIMIDELNRINHIVSELLLLAKPQQIKYTEADIQVILHDVISLLKSEASLHNIQIEFQVQSHPVMIECEPNQLKQLFINIVKNAIEASSAGDVVGITLQSHDNKVTVMVKDEGVGISKELLERIGEPFYSSKEKGTGLGMTVSFKIVQSHNGTIKFKSEPDIGTEVVVQLPIKHGDKVNGLQGKKNGSSLVSQSKSGQ
- a CDS encoding NUDIX domain-containing protein, translated to MGMSNYYQDLRSKVGSDLIFMPSVAGIIRNEAGEILFQNKGNGEKWSLPAGAIELGEAPAEAVVREVWEETGLQVLPEKLLGVFGGEEFRYEYPNGHKVEYVVFVFECRPIGGEHNPIDSETAALRYFKPESKPELALPYPESIFMKNDSEKTEFQWDEEWMRSLQGR
- a CDS encoding Gfo/Idh/MocA family oxidoreductase, whose translation is MIKVGVIGLGAIGQRLIKGFQEHPEIEIAAVCDAMEDRAKETAAELGGIPAFTEHQEMLEKTQLDLVYVAVPPKFHHAVASDVLAKGIHILCEKPLANSVEEAESLLKQAQDAGVVHAMNFPLNYSAGSKTFAKLIQENYVGNLRRVQLKMHFPQWPRPWQQNAWVASKEQGGYVLEVGVHFIQQLQKIFGPVEVKDVQIQFPADPHASENAILAILNLADGTPVLIDGMSQIAGKEEIAFTAYGEDGTLSLLNWGELIGGKLGEEILPLDADHSLTDSLVDNLVKAIKGEEATIIDFAAGYESQIVLEQLRKG
- a CDS encoding immune inhibitor A domain-containing protein, with amino-acid sequence MTAMLASTLSFASAGPAKVDAVEKTSFASQGGAPIDLGIANDERLIEMLKKSGKIARDATPAEAEKALQKYLKNKAAGASKEPGELHKHEKELSSTLNEKLAGTGLVNGKGNKAGQTKGTVVTPVEEEKWNGGQRKDNVLVLLIEYPDHPATQISSEDTDMYYDEYIKQHYTDMIFGENGYVGPNGEKLVSVKQYYEQQSGGSYTIDGQVAGWYKASQPAAYYGGNNASDNDSNARGLVKEALYAAAADRSVDLNQYDQEDRYDLDGDGNYREPDGLIDHLMVVHSSVGEEAGGGQLGGDAIWSHRWNLGGVTTLPQTKTKVPYWGGKLAAYDYTIEPADGAAGVFAHEYGHDLGLPDEYDTIYSGAGEAVAYWSIMASGSWAGNVPGTEPTGFSPYAREFLHATMPGSNWLTGSTIHADDLTGTGVEVLLDQANSKGTNNDAVKVDLPDKVNIINTPASGAWEYYGGKGDEADHKMVTQVDLTNASNATLEYDAWYDIESNWDYAMVQVSTDGGTSWKSLSTANTNSDLVSDGYPAIKENLPGYTGSSNGWIHESINLSEYAGQSIQLQFRYMTDWGTSLNGFFVDNVKVTADGAELLNDGAEGESAFAFHGFEKHEGKTATKHYYLLEWRSHNGVDEGLKNIRRGASLMTYDSGLVVWYVDNGYDNNWTGVHPGEGYLGVVDADQTINRWSDGALGSTRYQIHDAAFNQGKTEDMFLDYSSLLGITMKDNATQRTPVFDDSANYTSPVLPDAGRNVPTYGLKFRVLGQSSDGTVGKVLISK